In Kitasatospora sp. NBC_00240, the following are encoded in one genomic region:
- a CDS encoding MarR family winged helix-turn-helix transcriptional regulator, protein MTENADSSLVPLILGLATDLLQTIDAGVRARGFDDIRPAHGFAFVRLAPDGAGVGEIAAHLGVTKQAASQLVDELIRKGYVERRPHPTDARARLVVLTERGWACTRAADEAAADAVRPWAELLGERRIRELREDLARLGPTGRIRPVW, encoded by the coding sequence ATGACCGAGAACGCCGACAGCTCCCTCGTCCCGCTGATCCTCGGCCTGGCCACCGACCTCCTGCAGACCATCGACGCCGGCGTCCGGGCCCGCGGCTTCGACGACATCCGCCCCGCCCACGGCTTCGCCTTCGTCCGGCTCGCCCCGGACGGTGCCGGCGTCGGCGAGATCGCCGCGCACCTGGGCGTGACCAAGCAGGCGGCCAGCCAGCTGGTCGACGAGCTCATCCGCAAGGGCTACGTCGAGCGCCGCCCGCACCCGACCGATGCCCGCGCCAGGCTCGTCGTCCTCACCGAACGCGGCTGGGCCTGCACCCGCGCCGCCGACGAGGCCGCCGCCGACGCCGTCCGCCCGTGGGCCGAGCTGCTCGGCGAGCGGCGGATCCGCGAGCTGCGCGAGGACCTCGCCCGGCTCGGCCCCACCGGGCGGATCCGCCCGGTCTGGTGA
- a CDS encoding SGNH/GDSL hydrolase family protein, translated as MENSATSSVSRGSDRPDRRTSFTSYVAVGDSFTEGMCDDVLPNGRYRGWADRVAARLAAEQPEGAGFRYANLAVRGKLIGQIHDEQIGEAAGLRGELVTLAGGLNDVLRPGCDVDRVEELLGRSAAALLDSGAVVVLFTSTDPTRRMGGSARLLPPILRMKAFVEGLAADPRVAVVDLFSAPCFDDRRLWAEDRLHLSPEGHRRVAEAVLEALGRPATFDWRAPLPAAAPLGRVAKLRSDLRWLGSHLGPWIGRRLTGRSSGDGRTGAHFRPELGRVVPTVITWLGMPAPGERPWAEELPHGAAGAGSR; from the coding sequence ATGGAGAACTCAGCCACTTCCAGCGTGTCCCGCGGTTCCGATCGCCCCGACCGCCGCACCAGCTTCACCAGCTACGTCGCCGTCGGGGACTCCTTCACCGAGGGCATGTGCGACGACGTGCTCCCGAACGGCCGATACCGCGGCTGGGCCGACCGGGTGGCCGCCCGGCTGGCCGCGGAGCAGCCCGAGGGCGCGGGATTCCGGTACGCCAACCTCGCCGTCCGCGGCAAGCTGATCGGCCAGATCCACGACGAGCAGATCGGCGAGGCGGCGGGCCTGCGCGGCGAGCTGGTCACCCTGGCCGGCGGTCTGAACGACGTCCTGCGGCCCGGCTGCGACGTCGACCGGGTGGAGGAACTCCTCGGCAGGTCCGCCGCCGCGCTGCTCGACTCCGGCGCCGTCGTCGTGCTCTTCACCAGCACCGATCCGACCCGCCGGATGGGCGGCAGCGCCCGGCTGCTGCCCCCGATCCTGCGGATGAAGGCCTTCGTGGAGGGGCTCGCCGCCGATCCCCGGGTGGCTGTCGTCGACCTGTTCTCCGCCCCCTGCTTCGACGACCGCCGGCTCTGGGCCGAGGACCGCCTCCACCTCTCGCCGGAGGGCCACCGCCGGGTCGCCGAAGCCGTCCTGGAGGCCCTCGGCCGCCCGGCCACTTTCGACTGGCGGGCGCCGCTGCCGGCCGCCGCGCCCCTCGGCCGGGTCGCGAAGCTCCGCTCGGACCTGCGCTGGCTCGGCTCCCACCTCGGCCCGTGGATCGGCCGCCGGCTCACCGGCCGCTCCTCCGGCGACGGACGGACGGGTGCGCACTTCCGCCCCGAGCTGGGCCGGGTCGTCCCCACCGTGATCACCTGGCTGGGGATGCCCGCGCCGGGCGAGCGCCCCTGGGCGGAGGAACTGCCGCACGGCGCCGCCGGCGCCGGGAGCCGGTAG
- a CDS encoding cupin domain-containing protein, whose product MPFVPADAATVHEIHGARFTSYASTASGSTELCAWRLDVPAGSVGVPHTVGREEILLLLSGSLLITLDDEERKVLPGDTAIVPAGTVLKVDNPDDRPARAWVTTSTGLTATLPDGSVFTPPWAS is encoded by the coding sequence ATGCCCTTCGTCCCCGCCGACGCCGCCACCGTCCACGAGATCCACGGCGCCCGCTTCACCTCCTACGCGTCCACCGCCTCCGGCAGCACCGAACTGTGCGCCTGGCGGCTGGACGTCCCCGCCGGCAGCGTGGGCGTGCCGCACACCGTCGGACGCGAAGAGATCCTGCTGCTGCTCAGCGGCTCCCTGCTGATCACCCTCGACGACGAGGAACGCAAGGTGCTGCCCGGTGACACCGCGATCGTCCCGGCCGGCACCGTCCTGAAGGTAGACAACCCCGACGACCGGCCGGCCCGGGCCTGGGTGACCACCAGCACCGGGCTCACCGCCACCCTCCCCGACGGCTCGGTGTTCACCCCGCCGTGGGCCTCCTGA